One Vicinamibacteria bacterium DNA segment encodes these proteins:
- a CDS encoding response regulator, whose protein sequence is MTSPTILLVEDNPITRKMLRFALEAEGYDVVDTADGRAALEASAARRPDLLVLDFVLPDTDGLRLLAEIRSRTAAPELPAIVVTGMVSRLEELQAVSGVSTQFLAKPVEPSRLLEVVRSQLSAPEGQASGRRVLVVDDELLNRKLASFRLKQAGYEVEMAAGGAEGLELARRRPPDAILADVMMPSMDGFTFCGEARREPVLAAIPIVLVSSAYVDEADRDLARKMGANALVVRTPDLRDAAAALDEHLRRTGPPPAIVSDARVTALHRERLQVQLERQSARNEVLLRQAAIQATALSIIRGLSEVLAQPKDVTQIIGDVLVHCLDAAGLSTGLLYLADPGGGRRLQAQFGIPADRKADAEVCFGHPELIRRIVEGGHAVAFSAGTASADPDMRDFLARLGQSSALVVPFVVLGETFGELVLASDSHDLSENAWTGFARTLALQFGQTVALGQSLNRAAASEGRYRALMEQAKDAICVLNQEGVILEANHQMERLLALPHDRLIGRHISDFAPFPVVETPENVRQFQETVASGGGRNENVLLRRGDGALVEVDFSMSVNEIEGKAYVLSIGRDVTERNRVAAALRDAQQRLHHLVSSSPAVLYSLRVEAEKLIPTWASENIERLSGYTPEDVTTPDWWDERVHPADRAGVLAQLPILLSKGYVVREYRFRYKDGTYGWIRDEQVLIPDERGQPEVVGSWSDVTPRKDAELRLQQSEQQYRLLFDSNPHPVAVFDQETFAFLAVNDASLRHYGYSRDEFLAMTVKEIRVPEEVPALLTDYDRSRDKTGDATYQVLSSTRHRKKGGSVIEVEIAASPITFQGRPAWLALVSDVTEKRSLEAQLLQSQKMESMGRLAGGVAHDFNNLLGIITGYAGLMRKSVSADPRLAKYVDDIVKAAERAAGLTRQLLAFSRKQVLQPRILDLNAVVGETENMLRRLIGEDIQLLTVCDDQLGPVRADPGQMDQVLMNLAVNARDAMPRGGRLTIETGNVALDRTYAGRHAGVEPGRYVMLAVSDTGHGMTPEVQARVFEPFFTTKELGKGTGLGLATVHGIVKQSGGHIWVYSEPDNGTTFKIYLPRADAPEADAQTPPPAEGELPRGSETILLVEDEASLRGFVRECLEAAGYTVLEARHGVEALKISQRHPAPVHLLLTDVVMPLMSGRELAQEIRASRPEVRVLYMSGYTDDAVVLHGVLAADMAFLQKPFTAEMLARRVREVLD, encoded by the coding sequence ATGACCTCCCCCACCATCCTGCTCGTGGAAGACAACCCAATCACCCGCAAGATGCTGCGGTTCGCCCTGGAGGCCGAGGGCTACGACGTCGTCGACACGGCAGATGGCCGCGCCGCCCTGGAAGCGTCCGCCGCTCGCCGCCCCGACCTGCTCGTTCTGGATTTTGTGCTGCCGGACACGGACGGTCTCCGGCTCCTGGCCGAGATCCGGAGCCGCACAGCCGCCCCAGAGCTCCCAGCCATCGTCGTTACCGGCATGGTGTCTCGCCTGGAGGAGCTGCAGGCAGTGAGCGGCGTCTCCACCCAGTTCCTCGCCAAGCCGGTGGAGCCCTCGCGGTTACTCGAGGTCGTTCGCTCCCAGCTGTCAGCCCCCGAGGGCCAAGCTTCGGGCAGGCGCGTCCTGGTCGTCGACGACGAGCTCTTGAACCGCAAGCTCGCCTCCTTCCGCCTCAAGCAAGCGGGGTACGAGGTGGAGATGGCGGCGGGGGGCGCGGAGGGCCTCGAGCTGGCCCGACGCCGGCCGCCGGATGCCATTCTCGCGGATGTGATGATGCCATCGATGGACGGCTTCACGTTCTGCGGCGAGGCCCGCCGTGAACCTGTTCTCGCCGCCATTCCGATCGTCCTCGTCTCATCGGCTTACGTGGACGAAGCGGACCGGGATCTGGCCCGGAAGATGGGAGCTAACGCGCTTGTGGTCCGCACGCCGGACTTGCGGGACGCCGCCGCCGCGCTGGACGAGCATCTTCGCCGGACCGGACCTCCCCCCGCGATCGTGAGCGACGCGCGGGTCACCGCCCTCCACCGGGAGCGGCTGCAAGTCCAGCTCGAGCGGCAAAGCGCCCGCAACGAGGTCCTGCTGCGACAGGCTGCCATCCAGGCCACAGCGCTCTCGATCATCCGGGGCCTCTCTGAAGTGCTAGCGCAGCCGAAAGACGTGACGCAGATCATCGGGGACGTCCTCGTCCACTGCCTCGACGCGGCTGGCCTCTCGACGGGACTGCTCTACCTCGCGGATCCGGGCGGCGGCCGTCGCCTCCAGGCGCAGTTTGGCATCCCGGCGGATCGGAAGGCGGACGCCGAGGTCTGCTTCGGCCATCCCGAGCTCATCCGCCGGATCGTAGAGGGAGGGCACGCGGTCGCCTTCTCTGCCGGGACCGCGTCTGCAGATCCGGACATGCGCGACTTTCTGGCCCGCCTCGGCCAATCCTCAGCACTCGTCGTGCCCTTTGTCGTCCTCGGCGAGACCTTTGGGGAGCTGGTCCTGGCGTCCGACAGCCATGATCTCTCGGAGAACGCCTGGACAGGCTTCGCCCGTACCCTCGCCCTGCAGTTTGGCCAGACCGTCGCCCTCGGCCAGTCGCTCAATCGCGCCGCCGCCTCGGAAGGACGGTATAGGGCCCTCATGGAACAGGCCAAGGACGCAATCTGCGTCCTGAACCAGGAGGGCGTGATCTTGGAGGCCAATCACCAGATGGAGAGGCTCCTCGCCCTCCCCCACGACCGGCTGATCGGCCGGCACATCTCCGACTTTGCGCCCTTCCCAGTGGTCGAGACGCCCGAGAACGTCCGGCAATTCCAGGAGACGGTGGCCTCAGGCGGAGGCCGTAACGAAAACGTCCTCCTCCGCCGCGGCGATGGAGCCCTGGTCGAAGTGGACTTCTCAATGTCGGTGAACGAGATAGAAGGGAAGGCGTATGTGCTGTCCATCGGGCGCGACGTCACCGAGCGGAACCGGGTCGCGGCGGCGCTCCGGGACGCCCAACAGCGCCTCCATCACCTCGTCTCCTCGAGCCCGGCAGTGCTCTACTCCCTGCGGGTCGAAGCCGAGAAGTTGATCCCCACCTGGGCGAGCGAAAACATCGAGCGCCTCAGCGGATACACCCCAGAGGACGTCACCACTCCAGACTGGTGGGACGAGCGCGTTCATCCGGCCGATCGCGCGGGCGTCCTTGCCCAGCTCCCGATACTCCTGTCGAAGGGCTATGTGGTCCGGGAGTACCGCTTCCGATACAAAGACGGCACCTACGGCTGGATCCGTGACGAGCAGGTCTTGATCCCTGACGAGAGGGGGCAGCCCGAGGTGGTGGGTTCGTGGTCCGACGTGACGCCGCGGAAGGACGCCGAGCTCAGGCTACAGCAAAGCGAGCAGCAATACAGGCTGCTCTTCGACAGCAACCCACATCCGGTGGCCGTCTTCGACCAGGAGACCTTCGCTTTCCTTGCGGTTAATGACGCCTCCCTGCGGCACTACGGCTACTCGCGAGACGAGTTCCTGGCCATGACCGTCAAGGAAATCCGAGTGCCCGAGGAGGTTCCCGCCCTGTTGACCGACTACGACCGCAGCCGCGACAAGACGGGCGATGCCACCTATCAAGTTCTCTCCTCAACGAGGCACCGCAAGAAGGGCGGCTCGGTGATTGAGGTAGAGATCGCGGCCAGCCCGATCACCTTCCAGGGCCGGCCGGCGTGGCTGGCGCTCGTGTCCGACGTCACCGAGAAGCGGAGCCTCGAGGCCCAGCTCCTCCAGTCACAGAAGATGGAGTCGATGGGGCGGCTGGCCGGCGGCGTCGCGCACGACTTCAACAACTTGCTCGGCATCATCACCGGCTACGCCGGCTTGATGCGTAAGAGCGTCTCCGCAGACCCGCGTCTCGCGAAGTATGTCGACGACATCGTCAAAGCCGCCGAAAGGGCGGCCGGACTAACCCGCCAGCTCCTGGCCTTCAGTCGAAAACAGGTGCTCCAGCCACGGATCCTCGACTTGAACGCAGTGGTGGGCGAAACAGAAAACATGTTGCGGCGGCTGATCGGCGAGGACATCCAGCTCCTTACGGTGTGCGACGACCAGCTGGGACCGGTGAGGGCAGACCCCGGGCAGATGGATCAAGTCCTGATGAACCTGGCCGTGAACGCCCGCGACGCGATGCCGCGGGGAGGGCGGCTCACGATCGAGACCGGCAACGTCGCCCTGGACCGGACGTACGCAGGCCGTCACGCGGGCGTCGAGCCGGGCCGGTATGTGATGCTGGCCGTCAGCGACACCGGCCACGGCATGACCCCTGAGGTCCAAGCCCGGGTCTTCGAGCCGTTCTTCACGACCAAGGAGCTCGGCAAGGGTACGGGGCTCGGGCTCGCGACCGTGCACGGGATTGTGAAGCAGAGCGGCGGGCACATCTGGGTCTACAGCGAGCCGGACAATGGCACAACGTTCAAGATCTACCTGCCCCGCGCCGACGCGCCCGAGGCAGATGCCCAGACGCCACCGCCGGCCGAAGGCGAGCTGCCACGAGGCTCGGAGACGATCCTGCTCGTCGAGGACGAAGCGAGCCTGCGAGGCTTCGTTCGGGAGTGCCTCGAAGCCGCCGGATATACCGTCCTCGAGGCCCGTCACGGGGTGGAGGCCCTGAAGATCAGCCAGCGCCACCCCGCTCCTGTCCACCTTCTGCTGACTGACGTTGTCATGCCGCTGATGAGTGGACGAGAGCTGGCTCAGGAGATACGGGCCTCGCGGCCGGAGGTCCGCGTCCTCTACATGTCGGGCTACACTGATGACGCCGTGGTTCTGCATGGCGTGCTCGCGGCAGACATGGCGTTCCTTCAAAAGCCATTCACGGCCGAAATGCTCGCGCGTCGGGTCCGCGAAGTGCTGGACTGA
- a CDS encoding response regulator, with the protein MARLLLIDDDTQLGNVFAHILGEAGHDVIQAASGPAGIEAARRARPDLVLCDVTMPGMDGYAVLAALRADSRFASTPFLFLTGLPAEYHARAAISMGADDYLTKPVSDEDLVKAVEARLARLDATRRDADRRIDEIQRNLAFLLPHELRTPLTVILGGSELLRDLCDELAPKEVAEMATAINKAGQRLNRMVENYLLHVGLELKRLGTAGLDALAFSGRCGGDHVGNSARDRAREHGRDQDLDLTLAGVDLPLAPLYAGKIVSELVDNALKFSDAGKRVLVALGAVRGRVALEVVDHGRGLTADEIAQVGAFRQFNRLVLEQQGSGLGLTLVRAIAEASGGTLELSSTPGQGTIARASWPH; encoded by the coding sequence ATGGCCCGGTTGTTGCTCATTGACGACGACACGCAGCTGGGCAACGTCTTTGCCCACATTCTTGGCGAGGCTGGCCACGACGTCATCCAGGCGGCCAGTGGCCCCGCGGGCATCGAGGCCGCGCGGCGCGCGCGTCCGGACTTGGTGCTCTGCGACGTGACTATGCCAGGAATGGACGGATATGCGGTACTTGCGGCGCTTAGGGCAGACTCACGTTTCGCCTCGACACCATTCCTGTTCTTGACCGGATTGCCCGCGGAGTATCACGCCCGAGCCGCAATTAGCATGGGCGCCGACGACTACTTGACCAAGCCCGTTTCTGACGAGGATTTGGTCAAGGCGGTGGAGGCCCGGCTTGCACGTCTCGATGCCACCCGCCGTGACGCGGACCGGCGAATCGATGAGATCCAACGCAACCTGGCTTTCCTGCTTCCGCACGAACTCCGTACCCCTCTCACCGTGATCCTTGGAGGGAGTGAGCTCCTGCGGGACTTGTGCGATGAACTGGCACCCAAAGAGGTCGCGGAGATGGCAACCGCGATCAACAAGGCCGGACAACGCCTGAACCGGATGGTTGAGAACTACTTGTTGCACGTGGGCCTGGAACTCAAACGGCTGGGCACGGCAGGGCTAGATGCTCTTGCATTCTCTGGCCGTTGCGGGGGTGACCACGTGGGCAACAGTGCCCGGGACCGCGCCCGCGAGCACGGTCGAGACCAAGACCTAGATCTCACCCTAGCGGGTGTGGACCTGCCCCTCGCTCCGTTGTACGCGGGCAAGATCGTGTCCGAGCTTGTTGACAACGCGCTCAAGTTCAGCGACGCGGGCAAGCGAGTCCTGGTGGCTTTGGGAGCAGTTAGGGGACGGGTTGCGCTGGAAGTCGTGGACCATGGCCGCGGGCTGACGGCCGACGAGATCGCCCAGGTAGGAGCGTTCCGTCAGTTCAATCGGCTGGTCTTGGAACAGCAGGGATCGGGGCTGGGGCTGACTCTCGTCAGGGCAATCGCGGAAGCGTCCGGCGGAACGCTCGAGCTCTCCAGCACGCCCGGGCAAGGGACTATCGCTCGCGCTAGTTGGCCGCATTGA